The genomic DNA AAGAAGATGACGGGTTCCGCGGGCGGCTCCGCGCCGGTCTCGCGGGCGTGGTCGTGGTAGTTCAGCCCGATGCACACGACCTTGCCGATCCGCGCCAGCGGCGGCCCGACCCGCAGCCCGTCGGCGTCCAGCGCGGGCAGCTCCCCGGCGTCGGCGGCGGCGCGGATCCGGCCGAGCGCGGCGGTGTCGGCGAGCAGCGGCCCGTCGATGTCCGGGACGATGCCGGACAGGTCCCGCAGGGTCCCCTCGGCGTCGAGCAGCGCGGGCCGCTCCGCCCCTGCCGTACCGACTCGCAGCAGCTTCATGTTCACCATCTCCATCGATCGTGCGGGCCGTCGACCGATGGGTGCAGCCATCGGATGACTGGCCGATCCTCCAAGCTCACGGTCCAGTCCGCAATACCCGGTTCACGGACTGGACCGGCACCGCGCCGCTCAGCTCCGCAACAGGGCCCGTTCGACCGCGGTCCAGGCCGCGCTGGTCGTCACGTACAGCGCGACGGCGAGCGGTACGACGGCCACGGTGCCGAGGGTGAGGAAGGACATGAGCGGCAGCACCCGGGCGACGGTGCTGTCGTCGACCGCCGTCCGCCTGGCACGGACGTAGCTGAAGGTCGCGACCGCGGCGACGACGAGGAACAGCCCGACGTAGACGAGCCCGGCCGGCCCGAACACCCCGTCCCCGGCGAGGGCGTCGGCCCAGTGGCCGTCGAGCGGCGCGGCGAACAGCCGGTGGGACAGCAGTTCGTCGCCCCCGCCGGAGAACAGCCGGTACAGCAGGAAGAAGGCCGGGAGTTGCAGCAGGCTCGGCAGCAGCCCGGACAGCGGTGACACCTTCGCGTCGGTGTGCAACTCCAGTACGGCCGCCCGCAGTTTCTCGGGCTGCCTCGCGTACCGCTTCCGCAACTCGGCGATCTGCGGCTGGAGTTGTGCCCGCGCCCGCTGTCCGCGCGCGGCGGCCCGGGAGAGGGGATGGACGAGGAGTCGTACGAGAACCGTGAACAGGACGATCGCGGCGGCGACCGCGGTCGTACCGAACAACGGGTGGAGCAGGTCGGCCAGTTGGCCGACGGTGCGGGTGAGAACGGACATGGGTGAGCCCTCCGTGGGTCTCGTCGTGCCGGAGTGGGGCATGGCGATGCGACGACCCGCGCGGGAATGCCTTACGCGGTGGTCGTCCGGAGGGTGTGTCCGGGGGCTCGGGGGCGTGGCCGGCCCGAGGCGTCGGGGTCGCGCTGGGGCAGGAACGCCGTACGGCGGGCCCGGTCGCGGATGGCCGTACGGACCCGGGCGGGCGGTACGGCTGGGGCGCGGCGCGCGGTGAGGAGGGCGCGGACGGTGAGGGCGGTGGCGGTCGCGGCGAGCGCGACGGTGACGGCGGCGGGGAGGCCGCCGGCGTCCAGCAGCGTCAGCGGGAACAGCAGGAACAGGAACAGCAGGGTGGCGCGACCGCGGTTCATCGGCTGTCCCCCTCCCCCAACTGCCATTCTCGTACGGTCCGTTATACCTGTCCGGCGTACCCGTCCGTCATACCGGATCGGTCTCGATCGGCTGGAGCAGTCGGCGTGGCTGGAGGAGCGCGCGGCTGACCGGGTCCGCGGGGTCCGGGTTGAGTCCGGAGCCCGGCTCCATGAGGACGTCCCCGGCGGGGACGACGAATCCGCAGGCGGGGCACTCGGCGTACGGGCCGAGTTCGGTGCCGCAGTCCGCGTGCCGGAAGTAGCGGAGCTGCGGCTCGTCGAACTGCTCGCGGCCCCACCGGCCGAGTGAGCGCAGGGTCGGCCACAGGGCGATCGCGCGGTCGGTCGGGACGTACTCGTCGCGCGGCGGGGACTCCCGGTAGCGGCGCTTCTCCAGGATGCCGGCGGCGGTGAGGGCCTGGAGGCGGGCGGCGAGGACCGCGCGCGGGATGCCGAGGTGGACGAGGAAGTCGTTGTAGCGCCGGACGCCGTAGAGGGCGTCGCGGACGACGAGCAGCGTCCAGCGCTCCCCGACCACCTCCAGTGCCCGGGCGATCGAGCACTCCTGTGTCGCGTAGTCCTTGCCCAGTGCCATGCCGTCCACCTTAGCCACTTTCCGACTTCTAGGTTCATTGAACGAACCTACGGTGTTACGGTACTCCTCATGACTAGGTTCAGTGAACGAACTCTCAGCCGGACATCCGCGGCGCCCGAGGCAACCGAGGCACCCGCGGTCTCCGAGCCGAGCGTGCCGCACCCCCGCGCCACCCTCGCCCTGACCAGCGCGGCCACCGCCGTCGCGCTGATGACGTACACCGCGCCGATGGTCACGCTCCCGGACATCGCCGCCGCCCTGCACACCCCGCTCTCCGCCCAGGCCTGGCTGCTGAACGGCACCCCGCTTGGCCTGGCCGCGCTGCTCCTGGTCGCCGGCAGCCTCGCCGACGACTACGGCCGCCGCCGAATCTTCCTGGCCGGCACCTTCGCGCTGGGCATCACCACGGCACTCTCCGCGCTGACCTCCTCGACCTTGCTGTTCACCCTGACCCGGATCGCGCAGGGCGCGTCCAGCGCGGCCCTCCTCGCCAGCAGCCTGGGCCTGATCGTGCACGCCTTCCCGACCCCGCGCGGCCGCCTGCACGCGACCGGCGTGTGGGGCGCGTTCGTCAGCGGCGGCATAGCCGTCGGCCCACTGGTGGCGGGTGCGATGCCGGACTGGCGCGTGGCCTACGGCGTCCTCGGCGCCGCCGCGCTCGTCGTGGCGGCCCTCGGCGTCCGTACGTTGTCCGAGTCCCGCGCACCGCGCGGCGGACGCCCCGATCTCGCCGGAGCGGTCACCTTCGGGCTGGCGCTGGTCGCCCTCGTGGCCGCGTTGACGCTGGGCCGCGACGGCTGGCTGCGGGCGCCGGTGGGCCTGCTGGCACTGGCGGCCGTCGTGCTGGTCGGCGTCTTCGCGCTGGTGGAGCGCCGGGGCGCGACCCCGATGATCGACCTGAGCCTGCTGCGCCACCGCCTCTTCCTGGCCTCCTCGGCGGGCGGCCTGTTCACGGGCTTCGCGGTGATCGGCCTGTTCAGCTTCCTGCCGGCGCTGTTGCAGCAGACGCTGGGGCTGTCCGCGATGGACACGGCCTGGCTGTTCCTCCTCTGGTCGGGCCTGTCCTTCACGGTCGCCCTCCAGGCCCGCCGCCTCGCCGGCCGCGTCTCCTCCCGGCACCAACTCACTCTGGGTTTCCTGCTGCACGCGGCCGGCGTCCTGACGATGCTCGGCGCGCTGGACTCCGGTTCCTGGGTACGGCTGCTGCCGGGACTGGTGATCGCCGGGGTGGGCAGCGGTCTGCTGAACGCCGCGCTGCCGCTGCTGTCCGTGGAGTCGGTACCGGCGGCCCGGGCCGCGATGGGCTCCGGGGCACAGCAGACGTTCCGGTACATCGGCTCGTGCGCCGGGGTCGCGCTGACGATCGCGATCGCCACGTCGGCCGGGGGCGGTCTCGCCCGTGGCGCGGACATCGCGATGGTGGTGTCGGCGGGGCTCGCGGTGGTGGCCGCGGTGAGTGTGGGGATGTTGCGGGAGCGGGCGTGAATCAGTGAATCAACGGGGGTGCGTGGAGGTGAGCGTGCCCCAGACCACCATGCGGTACCTGGACGTGAACTCCGGGGTGCAGGTGGTGAGGGTGATGTAGAAGCCGGGTTCGCTGTAGCCGTAGGACGGCTTGACGACCGAGCGCGGGATCGGCCGGATGACACCCGAGTCGGCGGCGGAGGTCTGCGGCAGGATCTTCTCGACCGTGTACGTGAAGGTGGCCGCGCTCGTCTCGACCTGGACGGTGTCCTTGAGGCGCAGCCGCGGGAGATACCGGAAGGGCTCGCCGTGGGTGTTGCGGTGCCCGGCGAGCGCGAAGTTCCCTGTCTGACCCGGCTGTTGGGTGCCGGGGTAGTGGCCGACGTACCCCTTGTTGAGCACGTGC from Streptomyces sp. NBC_01478 includes the following:
- the yidC gene encoding membrane protein insertase YidC, whose amino-acid sequence is MSVLTRTVGQLADLLHPLFGTTAVAAAIVLFTVLVRLLVHPLSRAAARGQRARAQLQPQIAELRKRYARQPEKLRAAVLELHTDAKVSPLSGLLPSLLQLPAFFLLYRLFSGGGDELLSHRLFAAPLDGHWADALAGDGVFGPAGLVYVGLFLVVAAVATFSYVRARRTAVDDSTVARVLPLMSFLTLGTVAVVPLAVALYVTTSAAWTAVERALLRS
- a CDS encoding winged helix-turn-helix transcriptional regulator, whose product is MALGKDYATQECSIARALEVVGERWTLLVVRDALYGVRRYNDFLVHLGIPRAVLAARLQALTAAGILEKRRYRESPPRDEYVPTDRAIALWPTLRSLGRWGREQFDEPQLRYFRHADCGTELGPYAECPACGFVVPAGDVLMEPGSGLNPDPADPVSRALLQPRRLLQPIETDPV
- a CDS encoding MFS transporter — encoded protein: MTRFSERTLSRTSAAPEATEAPAVSEPSVPHPRATLALTSAATAVALMTYTAPMVTLPDIAAALHTPLSAQAWLLNGTPLGLAALLLVAGSLADDYGRRRIFLAGTFALGITTALSALTSSTLLFTLTRIAQGASSAALLASSLGLIVHAFPTPRGRLHATGVWGAFVSGGIAVGPLVAGAMPDWRVAYGVLGAAALVVAALGVRTLSESRAPRGGRPDLAGAVTFGLALVALVAALTLGRDGWLRAPVGLLALAAVVLVGVFALVERRGATPMIDLSLLRHRLFLASSAGGLFTGFAVIGLFSFLPALLQQTLGLSAMDTAWLFLLWSGLSFTVALQARRLAGRVSSRHQLTLGFLLHAAGVLTMLGALDSGSWVRLLPGLVIAGVGSGLLNAALPLLSVESVPAARAAMGSGAQQTFRYIGSCAGVALTIAIATSAGGGLARGADIAMVVSAGLAVVAAVSVGMLRERA
- a CDS encoding DUF6412 domain-containing protein; protein product: MNRGRATLLFLFLLFPLTLLDAGGLPAAVTVALAATATALTVRALLTARRAPAVPPARVRTAIRDRARRTAFLPQRDPDASGRPRPRAPGHTLRTTTA